The Jaculus jaculus isolate mJacJac1 chromosome 1, mJacJac1.mat.Y.cur, whole genome shotgun sequence nucleotide sequence TTTGTATCTATTATATGTCCAGCCTTGCCTCACCTCTGCCAGATTCAGACTTTCTGGTATCACTCTGAGCAAAAAAGTCATGTATTCAGGCCTTTGATGAAATAACCACATTTGGATACTCTCTGGCTATCCTTCCCCATAAGATCAAACCCAAGTTCATTTTCTTTGCCCTGAAAGCCACTTTGCCCCTGTCTGTTCTGATGTTCTGTAAGCTGTAAACTCGAGTTTACGCtgccatcccccaccccacctctttcACTCCTCCGCTCACATGAGAATCACCATCTGAGTATTTCTATGAGTTTTTAATCTTGGAAGTGATTTGCAAATGGCTTGGCTAGAGCACTGGTGGGTAGATTTTGAAGTCTCCCCACTCGGTTCTGAAGTCTGATTCTTCATGAAGGaccacatatttaaaattttttaaattatttatttatttatttatttgagagcgacagacacagagagaaagacagatagagggagagagagagaatgggcgcgccagggcttccagcctctgcaaacgaactccagacgcgtgcgcctccttgtgcatctggctaacatgggacctggggaaccgagcctcgaaccggggtccttaggcttcacaggcaagcgcttaactgctaagccatctctccagcctggatcacATATTTATATTCTAGTCGCTTGCTTAGATCTACTCACTTCAATCCCTAAGCATTTCTGAACCCGTGCCTTCTCCGCATGTGATTAATCACTTTTTTCAGTACATGCCATTGTGAGAAGGAAGACCAACTTGAGTTTTTTGCCACTTTTGtagctttgttttggtttattgcTGCCAAGCATTGCCATAGAGAGATCTGGTTTTCCCAAATCACAGGTCCATGTCCCGATCGCCAGCTCCATGAATACCCACAGACAGAGGAAGTCCCAAGGCAATACTTCCCCTGATGGTACAGCCTTAGCAGGTAAAATCGTCTGAGTCTAGCAGCCTCTCTCCACCACGTTGCTAGCATTGGACATGGTGATGGCTTGGATTGCAGTCCCTGGTGAGCCAGCTCTGCTGGTATTCTCTGAGAGCTGCTCCTATAGACCACTGTAGGGTGTGCACTCACTCTCCTGGCAGCCTTTTGCAAGTGTCTTGCTACCTAAATATATCTGCTGTGAGTAGGTAGACTctctgtgcgtgcgtgcgtgcgtgcgtgcgtgcgtgcgtgcgtgtgtgtgtgtgtgtgtgtgtgtatctgaaaatTGAACCTTTGATCACACACAAAGTAGGCTCTGTAGGAAGCAAGTTGGTTTTGAAAGGAAGGGTTTTCTCATCTAATCCCCctcctttgttttcctctgtAAGTGTTATGTGGCTCCTCTCCTATTTGCTGAGGCAGGTTTGTAGAGGCCAATGGAACCTTCTGGAAGCACACAGAAAAGCAGTTATTTAAAACTGTAATTAGCATTGATTGAACTTGGACACTTATGTAAATTACAGTGGGGATATTccagtttcttaaaaaaataaccagATTCCTCATGATCTCGATCCATTTCCGAGATTGCTGTATGATGTGCTTGGTTAATTTGACAGTGTTAAGATAGTGTTTACCCGTCCCCACAACATGCCATTCCGTAGATGGTATGAATGTATGCTGTAGCTCATTTTCCAATGGGAATATCTGAAATGTTTGTTACTTCTTTCCCCTGGCTGGATACTTCTTTGTGTTTAGAAACCTAATGCATGCTTTCCAATATCAGTCCTTTAACATGATATGAAATCTCTTTGGCTTAGGAAGGTctttaaattaaacaaaagttGACATGATTGGAATTATTCAGTTAGGCCAACAATCTTCTaacaaatgtttttttgttttgttttgttttttaatatttggatTTGATTGTAATACAAGTTTTCCATGAACTCtatctttgttctgtttttaataaTGTTTCCAAATGACCCTTCAAGTTTGCACGACTATAGTGTTTggtatttttcataaaatttacaTAGTCACATACCAGTTTTGAAGATAAGTACTAGCCAGAATGATATGTTATGCAAGATGGTGCACTACAGTTAAGAGAAGAATGGGACCCAGTCTAAAATAAACATTCTGATTACTTTTATGATATCACTTTAATCATATTGTTATCAGTGTTGAAGATGTTGGAAGATATAAAAATTATACGTAAAAGATACAAATTCTAGATCTTGATAATAGTATTTTTGCATTCAACCAccagacttttctttttatttttcttttttcttttatttatttacttttctttttgagacagagtcccatGGAGCTCAGACTGGCCATGAACTTACTATATGGCTGAGGATGACTGTGAACTCCTGAGCCTCCtatttctacttcccaagtgctaggattatagacatttaccaccatatccagtttatgcagtgctgagcattgaactcaggacctGATGTGTGCTAAGCAGGCGCGCTACCCGCTGAGTGacttccccagccccttccttccttccttctctccttccttccttccttccttccttccttccttctttccttccttccttccttccttccttccttccttccttccttccttccttccttccttccttcctttcttccttccttccctcttcctttcccttctcttctcttgcttttttctttctttttccttgaactcatggcaatcctcctacctctgccttctgagtgctgggattaaaggcatgagccaccatgcctggctttctttttcttaatttagtGAAGAAGTAAGGCAATGACCACCAACAAAATAATTGAACTAACTTTATGTCACAGTGAAGATTTATGGAAATTTGATTTGCTACACAGTATGTCATCATATGTCATCAACCTCTGGAAAATTAGCTTcagattaaaaatattcatagtTATGGACGTAGTTGAGAAAAGCGTCTCTTCAATTCTTCTATATTTTGGGTCCTGAACACACAGAAGTTAATAGGGCAGCTGTGGACTCAAAGGACAGGACAGGGATTGTATTCAGAGAGAAggaaccacaaacaaacaaaagttgtgATAGTTTCGTTAGCAGCTGACATCTCTTACAACCTTCCTAGCAGCCTGCTCAATGCTTAGCTCTTCAGGTTCAAATTCTCGTGGGTGATCAGGTCACTTGGGGACTGTATATATCACGGTAGATTTATACTGGGATACTGATCTATTTCTTTTGTCCTGTGTCATTAATATattctgaagaaaagaaaagtgcaaAGTCAAGGATCCTCTTAATCTAGGGTTACAGTTAAGTGAAAAAGTTGGACATATACAGATAAATACATGGTCCAAAAACTATAAAGTGTTAAGAATACATCAGTAGGTATATAGTAAGGCAGATTGACTGTCTAGCCTAATTAATAAGCTCCAAacccatgtctcaaaaaaatggggACTACAATATTTCTGGGGAATGATaccccaaaattgtcctctggcgTCCACATGTTcctgcatgcatatatatatgctcaCATTTCCACTCACACTCActgcatgcacacctgtaaccatatatgcatatgcacagactttttttttcaaaaagaaggaaatatatatatatatataggatgtTGGGCCCAAagcaggaggaccacaagtttAAATCCTACCTGGCTACAGCAAAGATCaatagccggacgtggtggcacatgcctttaatcccagcactcaggaggcagaggtaggaggattaccatgagtttaaagccaccctaacactacatagtgaattctaggtcagcctaagctagagtgaaaccctacctcaaaaaataaaaaaataaaaataaactgagtgAGGATCAAAATAGTAAAAAGAGACTGTCGGAGAATCTCCAAGATGGCCGCGTGGGGAAGGAGGCGTCTGGGCCTGGGCAGTGGCGGTGGCGGCTCCCGAGAGAGGGAACCAACATTATTTGTAATGAACAACATCAGACTGAGCTGTAACCTGAATTCTTGTCCAAAATTGAGCATACTGGCAGCAAGCACAGCAAACAGATTGCCATTTGTCCTGCCGGCGTCCTTGAGGCACACTTGCCCACCTAAGAAAGCAGCACAGGGTGAGCCTGTCCACATCGTGCACGAGATCTACAGTGGGGAAAATGCCCAGGACCAGTTTGAGTATGAGCTAGAACAGGCTCTGGAAACCCAGTACAAGTACATTGTGATCGAGCCCACCTGCATCGGAGATGAGACAGCCCGCTGGATTACTGTGGGCAACTGCTTGCACAAGACGGCTGTGCTGGCAGGCACTGCCTGCCTCTTCACCCCGTTGGCACTGCCCTTGGATTACTCCCACTACATCTCCCTGCCCGCTGGTGTGCTGAGCCTGACCTGCTGCACTCTCTACGGGATCTCCTGGCAGTTCGACCCTTGCTGCAAGTACCAGGTGGAGTACGACGCCTATAAACTGTCCCGCCTGCCTCTGCACACGCTCACCTCCTCCACCCAGTGGTGCTGGTCCGGAAGGACGACCTGCACAGAAAGAGATGCACAACACAATAGCACTGGCCGCCCTGGTGTACTGTGTGAAGAAGGTTTATGAGCTCTACACTGTATGGCTGCAGGAGCAGGACGCGGAACAGAACCACAAGGCCCACAGGACACAGAGGACTCAGATCGCTACAGCAACACTTTGGGCTTGCTGTGTGAGGCAGCGGTGCCTGGGAAGGTGTTTGGTTTAAtacatgttatttaaaaaaaaaataacatcatgGGTGTACCAAGGGTTTTTTTCAGCTCATCACACTAAGATGTCTCTTTCCCTAACCCAGGAGTGGTTCCGAGACTGTAGAGGTCATACTGGGCAGTGGAGTGTGGATGGAAGCCACCCTCTTTACTGAGGGAGTGTGAACGTGCTTGTGGGGGGGTCTTTAAGTATATTGTTCAACCATACCATTCAGAGCCAACCAGAAGCTATTGACCATTAAAAttatgagaattaaaaaaaaaaaaaagagagagagagactgtcgaTGTGCTTCAGTAGTGGCAGGACTTGCCTAGCACATGCAAAGCCTGGATTCAATCAGGGCTAAAGAAAACGAGGGTTTCTGGCTGCATGGAAGCAGCACCAATGAGGCTGTCCACAGGAAGCAGACCGCAGTGTCTCCTGTCATCCGGCCCATGCCTTCCACCAAATGGGTTCTGAGGACTCCGGGGTGAAGGGCTTTCCCCCCTCTCTGGCCTGGTTGCTTTACTGTGGGAAAATACAAAGAGATATAACCTATGCCAACATGTATGACAGAGTACTAGAGAACTGACCATTTTACCTTAAGAACTGTAGTGAGAGTACATTTTCCCCGAGTCCTACATGAATGGCACCATTGTCTTCAGATACAAGTATATAGTTTGCTATTGTGTATCCCTTCCTCTCTGCGTTAGGTTCACCAGAGTGGCAGCCATTTCTTTAACCATTTTCGTAGGAATGTTTCTTGATGAACTCAAAGTGGATGTGTGTGGAGACATTTATGATGCCCCAGTCATGCAACAGGAAGGTAAACTCTGGTGTCAGGCCAGGATCTAAACTACGAGTCTGCTCCTCCCATTGACCACAACCCTTAACTTTCCCCACTGTCTGAGAGGTAGTGATATTTCCTTTACCAGGTTATTGCAAGGATTaagtaaaatataagtaaaaaatcACTTGGTTTCCAGTAAGTTGATGCTCTGTGAATATTGGATGTCACATGGTAACATCACCACATCTGTTGTTCTGATTTGAATGAGAGATGATGTTGTGTTAGAAGTCCATTGATAACAGTGATAACAGAAACAATTGGCTCTTCTTGTACAGCATGCTATGTACTAATCTCACACCTCACAGCTCTTCACAGATCTGATCCTCATAACTTTCCTGGGACACAGGCCATAGCACCATGCACATTTTACAGATGAACAAACTGAAGCCTGAGGTTTCAGTAACAGAGGGAATGCTTTGGAAGTGGTGGAACTcagtatatttcttcttttggttctCCAAAGGTTTAAGCTCCTCACGTCTGTATTGTAGTACTAGCAAAGAAGGTATAGAACTGAGGCCAATGAGGATGGTGAAGGACTTTCCGTCACTAGCTACTTTGCTTGGTTTAGCTTTGTTTAAGACTCATGGAAACCAGTGTGTGTTCTAAgcgatgtctctctctctctctctctctctttctcatttcatttcagcctgtgaggtggaagcaggaaaggTGTACCAGGTCTCATCCGAGGAGCACATGCAGCCCTTCAGAGAAAATATGGAGCAGTTCATCAGTCAAGGTAAGCTCGAGAGACTGGCAATTTCTTCCTTGTCTCAGCAGAAAGGTAGGAGACATTCATCTTAAAACATGTTGGCttaaaagggattattttggcattacaagaaagaaaaacagatttgcaTTGAAGACAACACAGATTGTGAGATGCTAAATGTTTGCTAAGCATGATATTCTCTAGTGAtgcttactattattattattgaggggATTTTTTTACAAGTAAAATACATACTTTAAATAGTagtgaaaatattttgtatttttaaagacaccaaaattctgtattttttattgCACAAAGTTGTTATTCATTcaagatttttgtctttttttgtttgtgttttgttgttgtgttttattttatttaccttctttaatttattgtttattattgttttgaggATTGAGGCTGTGGCCCTGCACACATGCTAGATaaattctctaccactgagttacatctccaACCCATTCTCTTATGAGCTCAGGACAATCTGGCATTTATTTGGTTTGTCAAAACATTGCAACCGAAGAACAAAGTATAGTGATGTCTTTCAAATCTTTAAGAatacttttgttattttgttgGATAAATTAATACCTCTGGATATTTAACACTTTTCTTCCAGGGAGCTTAAAAACTTTATAAATATTATCTCATTGATGCTTCCTACATTCCTATGAGATAAACAGGAatggaaaatttcaaaagaaactaaagaaacaatttttttgaaGTCTTGCTGTTTGAAGTCATTGAAACTTACAATTATATCAAAGCATTTACTACTCAAAACATTTCAGCCTTGGAATGTTACATCTCTTCTGAAGATCAGATTTATATCATGCCATGCTCTGGGAAAGTTCTTGCTCTTTCAGGAATCCTCCTAGAGGCAGGCACGAGACTGGGGCCAAGTAGTGCTCTTAAGCCTGAGTTCGTCATCTCTGAAGTTGGCTGTGGTTTTTTCGGAGTTTGTTCAAGCATCATTAGATCTATTTGTACTGTTTTGATACAATTTGGTTAACATAAGCACAGCCTCCTTTAGATGGAAAAATACTATTTAATCTTTTCAGATTATCTTGAAGATTGAAATAGAATTCCTTGGAGATTCATAAATCAAGGTCATTATGTTAAAATTCAGAGGTCCTCATGAACTGGAGTagaaaaatgtacttttaaaatacatatatttattcatttatatatatgggggggggtgCCCGTTTCTTGTCCCTCCAAATGagtaccagacacatgtgcttggcttacatggggagtttagggattgaacctgggccaacggGCTTTGGGCTTTATAAATAAGTTCTTTTAACTCCTGACCCATCTCCTCAGGGCTCCCAAAATCTAGTTGTTGATTCCTAAAGAGTCCTTTGACACTTGCCTTGAAAAGATAGTTGAGGATCTTGTGATCTCACTCTCTGCTTAGtgggaaattaaaataaaaaagctggggctagagtgatggctcaggggttagtGACATGTGCTTGCAAAGTGTAATGGCTcaggtctgactccccagtatccacataaaggcagattcagaaagtggtacatgtacctggagttcatttatagtggcaagaaaccctggtattcccattcttcctttctttctctttatttcccccctcccccacttgcaaagacataaaaatatttttaagagtccTGATTTTCCATCTAGAGAATTGTGAAGACCAAGAACATACaactttaaaaacattatgtGCAACTTTAAAAACTATATGGGTAAAAGAATACAATATTAATTTGTGCCGGATAAAATCTAAGGAATTCTTATCTTCAGACTTGTTCAAAAggaagtcaagggctggagagatggcttagcggttaagcgcttgcctgtgaagcctaaggaccccggttcgaggctcggttccccaggtcccacgttagccagatgcacaagggggcgcacgcatctggagttcgtttgcggaggctggaagccctggcgcgcccattctctctctctccctctatctgtctttctctctgtgtctgtcactctcaaataaataaataatttaaaaaaaaaaggaagtcaagTAACTTGCTGGGGTGTAAATAAGAGCAAATATATTGTTGTTCACATTATACATGATTCATTAAATACTCTGAGTCTGtattttgttttcgttttttcttttctatgtatttttttttaatttttattaacattttccatgattataaaaaaatatcccatggtaattccctcccttcccccccgccCCGAGTCTGTATTTTGTAGATGAGGCATTGAGACTTTTTAATGACTGAATCTTAAGTATTTTAAAGTGATGAACACTAAAATTGTATTTTGTAAGCCACTTATAATTTATGAATTAGTCTTCCAAGCCACAGACAAACGGTTTGTCTGTGGCAGTCACTTAGGATGATTCACAGGACAGGTCCTTTTAGGGATTTCCCATCAGTTCACTCACAAGGAAGACAGGACTGCCCAGTCATACTAAATGAATAAAGAtctctttaaattttaataatcatTCAAGAAATTCActcaatatatttattataaaatacatatattaaatagttatatactttaaaattgttcttttttagggttctatattttagttttacttattaatttgagagagagagatacagaaataggcaggcagagagagagagagagagagagagagaaagggagaaagagagagaaagaatgggtaagtcagggcctctagccactgcaaacaaatgccagatgcatgcgcccccttgtgcatctggcttacatgggtcctgggcagtcaaacctgggtcttttggctttgcaggcaagcgtcttgaccactaagccatctttccagcctgaatttttcttttttaacattcatttacttaaaagagagagagaatgagaatatgggcaggccaggaactcctgctgctgtgaaagaactccagatgtatattccATTTGTGAACTTAGCTTTACATGGCtagtggggaatcagacctgggccatGAGGGTTTGCAAAataacactttaaccactgagccatctttccagcccaagttgtaCTTATTTTCCATTAAATGAAAGCATCAATGTTATCaagataataaaagaaatagtCTAATTATTAGATATATCCCCTTTTTCTTGAGGgaagatcttgctctagtccagtctgactaggaattcactatattaTCTTAGGCTGTCCTCATACTCATAGCAAtgttcatacctctgcctcctaagtgctggaattagacatgtgtaccaccatgcctggcagatctTTACCTTTTGTCAAGAGCCAAAACAGGATGTATCTTTCCTCATTGATCTTTTTCCAGCACTGTTAATTGCCTTTCACTTTCCTCTGATCCTGTTGAAGTGAGCTATGATTTGTTCATTAGGAAAAAAATTGGAGGGGGAGgcagggctagggatgtagctcagaggtaagATACATGCTTAGCATGTTTGAAGCCCTCAATGCAAGCTGTAGGACCataagaattttaatatttttgtccatGCATTCTTATAGATATTAATTGTATCattggaaaagaaaatacatgtgTTATAGGAGATCATACATTGTATATTAcctgtgttttctgttttgaaagtGGACAGCAAGTAGAGagtcactgtagtccaagctgacctttaACTCTCCctgcaacccaggctggcatcagagtcctagcaatccttctacctcagcctcatgagttctcagttcaaaggcatgtgccaccatgtaggCTTCATTCTACACTATCTGAAATACAGGTGGTAACATACACCACAGTGAAGCTTTGGAAAATCAAATATTGCCCAGATATGCCCAAAATGTGAATGAGTAAATCACCAGCTTTTTATATCATGGCTCTTTTTTCTTAAGCCTAATTGTTTACCAgaatgagtgaaagagagagatagagagagggagagagagagagactaaggattgagtgcgccagagcctcttggCCAGTGCAAAATAACTGCAAAAacatacaccactttgcacatctggctttatgtgggtactaggaaactgaacctttgcaagcaagcacctttaactgctgagccttctccccagcacccccatggTGGTTCTTGAATTTATATTCAGTCACCTGTGACTTCATATTCAGTCACCtataatgaattttaaattatactttacTTATGATAAGTTTTTATGAGTAAAACAATTTTCCCTCCACATTCTAAGTGTCAGGAACATAAAATCAAATTTATAAACTAAAGGAAATACCACCTTAGCCTATAATTGGGCTTTTATCAATAATGCGGCAACATTgtcatttcatcctctgtgttcaGATTAAACACAGAAGAATATTCATATTACATATACCCAAAGTCTTTTTAAATGTCCCTTATTCTCAAATTTAAAATCTCCTGAACAATTCAAGAAACAGACCATGTCTAATGTTgttcaaatttttatttcattagttcCCACAGTCTAACAGTAACATCTCTTATCCTTATAATCCAGCTATTGTGTGGTCTGTGGATCGCATTCTAACAATCTTTGTGGATTTCTTCTCAGCCCAGAACCCACTGATTCATCCAGTTTGGTCCCTCTTGCCTTCCTAGTTCTTCTCATGCCAGGATTTCATGGTCTGTGTTTCAACATCCACTCCTTGGAAatgtctctcccttcttttctaaaATAGGCAATGTAGAGGATTCAGTCTTGCGGATGTGAGGCTCTCCTTGTTTGTGAAGGTGCTAGCTGCTCCATCCCTGGCCAACTGAACATGTAGACTCATTCTAATAATGTTCCTGCCTATGCCCCATTCTTTTTCCCACAGCTCTTATCACTACCTGCACTTGCAGTGTGTGTTAATTCCTCAACAATACTAGCTCCGTTAACAGCGCAGCATTGCTTGGGTTCTCCCTGTATTCCTGGAAATTAGTCCCTAGCATGTGGTACTGCATGTTTGCTCGCCAGGCAGAACACCAGCAACCGTTCTCAAGCTCATGTCTTTGCTCTTTACCTCTGTCCATCCCAGAGCAATGCACAGCTGAATATTTTCTTTGGGACTTCGTCAGGGTACTTACAAGGAAATCAGtgttgccttgaattcatggccataAACCCACCATTGGAATACATTTCTACCCAGCATTGTAATTCTTTTTACATAATTGGGTTTCTTAGTTCTTGAAATTGTTTGTATGATCTCTCCTCAAACCTGCAGAATCCCCTGATTTGACTTCCTCGTACTCTGTCACACTCTTTTCTATGTTACTGACATGTAGAAGTAATACAAGACAGACAGTGCTATAAAGAATCTTACCCCCCACACCACCATCCTCAGACCATCAGATCCCACATTGTCTACATATCTCTCACTATAATCACAGAAAAGTGCTAGTCCTATCTAAGGCAGATGTTTCCACAAAATCTGTGAACATAATACTTAGCTATTGATAGAGAAATCCATTGTCTTTTATAACAGAAAACTACAAGAAGGGCATTAATCAAATACATGTGCAGTGTGTTTTTAGTGACTAACACTTGATTATTATAGGAATGATTTATGGAGAATTCAAACCAAAGAAAAGGCAATGTGAAATGTGAAGGGTGGGATCCACAAGATAATCAGTAACTGCATTGTGTGGGAAGGCACCATGAATGATGCGATTAGACAGACAGGCCCCAGCCACCAGGCTGTGGGCAGCCCTATCTTCCTGGTTGAGGAATTTGAGCTACATCCGGACATCTTGTAGAGTAAGTTTTCAAATACTTAGGCAACATTGCATTGGCAGCAACAAAGGAGAACTCAAGTGGAGGCATTCATTGTTAGAAGCAAGAGGCCACTTACAAGACTCCTGTGGAGACCATTAAGAGAAATACGGAACCATATATTATCAAACTGATGATGCTAAGGGCAGGGTAGATTTTATTAATTATCATAAGACAGAACCAAGTGGACATAGATGCCCAAATTTCACATTGGAGTGGCTAAGTGTTACTGATTGCTGGACTAGTGAATATAAATACAGATAGAGTATGCTTTGTCTGAAATGTTTACAtgccatttttttcccatttttaaattttgtaatatttatgtaGACTTTACCAGcttcagattttttaaatctgAGACATTTTGAAAACAGTTTTAAATATTGGTGCATTTTGCCTTGCACATCTTTGGATGAGAGATCTCATGGATGTATAGGAAAAGATTTGAATAGCGAGTGTGAGCACCAGTATGTAGGTCCACACACGTTGTGTCCTCAGTGGGCAGCAGAGATGGGTTCCACCTCCCATGGATGTCAGTCactctgggatcacagatgcatgtgactcTCTTGTatcacgggtactggggaactgaactctggaccagcaggctttgtaagaaagctcctttaaccacagcctgagccatctctccagtgccttcaAATATCTCCTATAATATATATTCTTCATTCATGGTGAACTAATGGCCGTACTAACTATAATCCATACCTGGGTGCACACAGGTTTGGAACACACACACGTTTTTTCCTGTAAGCTTCATGATAGCACAGGAGCATTGTGCTTGGGCAGGGTTTCAAACAACAACTTTACCACCAAGCAACCTCACAAAGATGTGGTGACCTGGCACTAAGCAATAGGAACAAAGGATGTGTTTCATTCAGTAAAAGGGCTGAAATTAGCTGGCCAAAAATTGCCACCTTTTCCAACTTCAGTTTACAATAACATAAATAAGATTAACTAATAGATAAATGTGCCTGTCATATCCTAAATAAAGTGCAGAGTCATAAATCTTCCATTTATTCTTCCCCAATtttatgtctctgtctcttttaaagATGGCAATTATCTCCAattcttatatttttcattttcattttctttataaatgtaCCATACAACcagtttattatttaattttgtatgttCTGAACTTTTTGTAAGTGGAAAAATATGCATGTTTTTCTGTGAATTATTGCTTCTGAGATTCTACTGTTTGTATGCATTTGTGTGGTTcaatttccttattattattgtgtgtgtgtttgcatgtgtgttttgctttttgagattaaggtcttgctctatcccaggctgacctggaattcactatgtagtctcagactggcctcaaattcatagtgattttcttacctctgcctcccaagtgctgggattaaaggtgtgcacca carries:
- the LOC123457777 gene encoding transmembrane protein 11, mitochondrial-like, which produces MAAWGRRRLGLGSGGGGSREREPTLFGEPVHIVHEIYSGENAQDQFEYELEQALETQYKYIVIEPTCIGDETARWITVGNCLHKTAVLAGTACLFTPLALPLDYSHYISLPAGVLSLTCCTLYGISWQFDPCCKYQVEYDAYKLSRLPLHTLTSSTQWCWSGRTTCTERDAQHNSTGRPGVLCEEGL